From Saprospiraceae bacterium, one genomic window encodes:
- a CDS encoding DUF2147 domain-containing protein, giving the protein MKNSMLVLFFILTMYYHSEAQNNQVLGKWKTIDESGQPKSHVELYMKEGKMFGRVTDLLPAATTKVCNNCPGEKNGKSLIGMDILWNMISAGDGWEGGQIVDPKNGKIYSCLITLDGADRLKVRGYIGVSLLGRTQIWQRLK; this is encoded by the coding sequence ATGAAAAACTCGATGCTTGTTCTTTTTTTTATTTTGACCATGTATTACCATTCGGAAGCCCAAAATAACCAGGTTTTGGGCAAATGGAAAACCATCGATGAATCCGGACAGCCCAAATCACATGTGGAGCTTTACATGAAAGAAGGCAAAATGTTTGGCAGGGTCACCGACCTTTTGCCGGCAGCCACCACCAAAGTGTGCAACAACTGTCCCGGCGAAAAAAATGGCAAATCCCTGATCGGCATGGATATTCTCTGGAATATGATCAGCGCAGGCGATGGCTGGGAAGGGGGTCAGATCGTCGATCCCAAAAATGGGAAAATTTATAGTTGCCTGATCACTTTAGACGGAGCAGATCGGCTCAAAGTGAGAGGTTATATTGGCGTATCTCTTTTGGGAAGAACCCAGATATGGCAACGGTTGAAATAG
- a CDS encoding gliding motility-associated C-terminal domain-containing protein, producing MTHTIVQTQNIQFQKTFFIEDYIPGIKNIHTNFYDIEALSDGSYVSLGFITDTFNFSEGIITKHDCLGNPVWSKTLGASGSPTNTNFGSVESDSGDIVFSFNLGTGFFRGSILAGRITAKGNVLWMKRIGNNSEFGRDIAKTQDGGFVIAGSTGQYGTDPAAADIYLLKLDAQGNVQWTKSFGNPGSTYDEAFSIKVDSKDNIVVAGRCIDESTFKAFILKTDPSGNPLGFKTFGYDNQRTYCFDLLVDNSDHYLITGSTTLLEDNHQSSEYDVFLIKTNSDLNPVFMNIYEVTVGEDRGSIGEGLALLPDGSYAIGVSTFAFTTHAASGPNAPNKNALYVISETGNINRAFIYNMKGSQYTRVRTSPLGGVILSGFSTAYANNVNFQGLLIKTNEEFLSGCFDIDVTRELTLQASIWTVRDFQYQSRSGQLVNNYSNYKDTTLQFNSLCETTIDLAPQITGPRQACQGKAVVFRDQSTGDPSASHFWMVDGRTFEGAGDKTFIFDSPGIHQVIRVMTLGCISQEYVHPIQVLPFKEGMVEDEICLGQVYHFNGKEIRFPGIYKDTIPLGGTDCDSVVTLILGSNPFEDMGTLFDTIQCNQTKTFWNFNYSSGGTYMLSLKNEMGCDSVIVRLQVYAFENIVKNEIKCHGVPFQERDTVFSEPGTYEYVIRGSDCDQFVTLNFSWIQLDTVTRKLDISCKEGEFLDGVYYSKAGSYRIYKLEGNCPVQDYKVEVVNENCEDCTFIPNVFTPNDQDNRNKIFRPVIPPECDAQFLNINFEIYNRWGHKVYSSSNIQSLGWDGLQDGNPAPMDSYIYSLKYDLHLEKLNKDLKGMAKKGVVSLIR from the coding sequence TTGACTCATACAATTGTCCAAACTCAGAATATCCAATTTCAAAAAACCTTTTTTATTGAAGATTATATTCCGGGTATAAAAAACATTCACACCAATTTCTATGACATCGAGGCTCTGTCAGACGGATCCTATGTCAGTCTTGGATTTATCACCGACACCTTCAATTTTTCGGAAGGCATCATCACCAAACACGATTGTCTGGGCAATCCGGTTTGGTCAAAAACCCTTGGTGCATCCGGATCTCCGACCAATACCAATTTTGGTTCGGTGGAATCGGATTCGGGAGACATCGTTTTTTCTTTTAATCTGGGTACCGGTTTTTTTAGAGGATCCATTCTTGCAGGAAGAATCACAGCGAAGGGGAATGTGCTTTGGATGAAAAGAATTGGCAATAATTCTGAGTTTGGAAGGGACATTGCGAAAACACAGGACGGTGGATTCGTGATTGCAGGAAGTACGGGTCAATACGGAACCGACCCCGCTGCTGCGGATATTTATTTGCTCAAGTTGGACGCACAAGGCAATGTACAATGGACCAAAAGTTTTGGAAATCCAGGCAGCACTTACGATGAAGCCTTCAGCATAAAAGTGGATTCGAAAGACAATATCGTGGTAGCCGGCAGATGCATTGATGAAAGTACATTCAAAGCCTTCATTCTGAAGACAGATCCCTCCGGAAATCCATTGGGATTTAAGACCTTTGGCTATGACAATCAGAGGACTTATTGTTTTGATCTTTTGGTGGATAATTCTGATCATTATTTGATCACAGGTTCTACCACCCTATTGGAAGACAATCATCAAAGTTCTGAATACGATGTATTTCTAATTAAAACCAACTCAGATCTGAATCCTGTTTTTATGAACATATATGAGGTAACCGTGGGCGAAGACAGAGGATCCATCGGAGAAGGATTGGCCTTGTTACCGGACGGATCATATGCCATAGGCGTGAGCACTTTTGCATTTACCACCCACGCTGCTTCAGGACCCAATGCACCCAATAAAAATGCACTTTATGTTATTTCAGAAACAGGCAATATCAACAGAGCTTTTATTTACAACATGAAGGGATCTCAGTATACCAGGGTGAGAACTTCCCCTCTTGGCGGAGTCATCCTTTCAGGTTTTAGCACTGCTTACGCAAACAATGTAAATTTTCAGGGTCTGCTCATCAAAACCAATGAAGAATTTTTATCAGGTTGTTTTGATATTGATGTAACCAGAGAATTGACCTTGCAAGCTTCCATTTGGACTGTAAGGGATTTTCAATACCAGAGTCGATCAGGCCAATTGGTCAACAATTATTCCAATTATAAAGACACCACCCTTCAATTCAACAGCTTATGTGAGACCACAATAGATTTAGCACCACAGATTACAGGTCCCAGACAGGCTTGTCAGGGTAAAGCCGTAGTATTCAGAGACCAATCGACGGGCGATCCTTCTGCAAGCCATTTTTGGATGGTAGATGGGCGTACTTTTGAAGGTGCCGGTGACAAGACATTCATTTTTGACTCTCCCGGAATCCACCAGGTAATCAGGGTAATGACTCTGGGTTGTATCAGTCAGGAATATGTACATCCCATCCAAGTTCTTCCATTTAAAGAAGGTATGGTTGAGGATGAAATATGCCTTGGGCAAGTGTATCATTTTAATGGGAAAGAAATTCGATTTCCAGGGATTTACAAAGATACGATCCCTCTTGGCGGAACAGATTGTGACTCTGTGGTAACCTTAATCCTTGGCTCAAATCCCTTTGAAGATATGGGGACCTTGTTTGACACCATTCAGTGCAATCAGACTAAAACCTTCTGGAATTTTAATTACAGCAGCGGCGGCACTTATATGCTTTCTTTAAAAAATGAAATGGGATGTGATTCTGTCATTGTCCGATTGCAGGTCTATGCTTTTGAAAATATTGTAAAAAATGAAATAAAATGTCATGGCGTTCCTTTTCAAGAAAGGGATACCGTATTTTCTGAACCCGGGACTTATGAGTATGTCATTAGAGGAAGCGATTGTGATCAGTTTGTGACTTTAAATTTTAGTTGGATCCAGCTGGATACGGTCACAAGAAAACTTGATATTTCCTGTAAGGAAGGAGAGTTTTTGGATGGAGTTTATTATAGTAAGGCCGGGTCTTATAGGATCTATAAGCTTGAAGGAAATTGTCCGGTTCAGGATTATAAAGTAGAGGTGGTGAACGAAAACTGTGAAGATTGTACCTTTATTCCCAATGTTTTTACCCCGAATGATCAAGACAATAGAAATAAAATTTTTCGACCTGTCATCCCACCGGAATGCGATGCTCAATTCTTGAATATCAATTTTGAAATTTACAATCGTTGGGGACATAAAGTATATTCCTCTTCCAATATTCAATCTTTAGGTTGGGATGGTCTGCAAGATGGTAATCCGGCACCAATGGATTCTTACATCTATTCTTTGAAATACGATCTTCATTTGGAAAAACTGAACAAAGATTTAAAAGGTATGGCCAAAAAAGGCGTGGTCAGCTTGATCAGATAA
- the ybeY gene encoding rRNA maturation RNase YbeY, which produces MVELHYLVDPIGLSDKKIKSWIKDTMDQHGQVCGLISIVFCNNEFILDYNRKFLNHDYHTDILTFPLGENPLSGELYISVDQVRNQALELSEPFEREILRVIIHGILHLLGYKDKTKSDIKRMRAAEDKALEEYYAKNGSGQHFYQLVYDLVQLIPSGRVSSYGAIAAYLGLGSARMVGWALNQLKGKRSEVPAQRVVNSKGILSGKNFFGPGEMEALLKQEGVDIINDRVLDFEKLFWDPSKELDF; this is translated from the coding sequence GTGGTTGAATTGCATTACCTCGTCGATCCCATTGGTCTGTCTGATAAAAAAATCAAAAGCTGGATTAAGGACACCATGGATCAGCACGGCCAGGTTTGCGGATTGATCAGCATTGTGTTTTGCAACAATGAATTTATTCTGGATTACAACCGAAAGTTCTTAAACCACGATTACCATACCGACATCCTTACTTTTCCTCTGGGTGAAAATCCTCTCTCCGGAGAACTTTACATCAGTGTGGATCAGGTCAGGAATCAGGCCTTGGAGTTGTCCGAACCTTTTGAGAGAGAAATTCTAAGGGTTATCATTCATGGTATTTTGCATCTTCTGGGTTATAAGGACAAAACCAAATCCGACATCAAGCGCATGCGGGCAGCCGAAGACAAAGCACTGGAAGAATATTATGCCAAAAATGGATCCGGACAGCACTTTTATCAATTGGTATACGACCTTGTCCAACTCATTCCAAGCGGCAGGGTGAGCAGCTATGGCGCGATTGCCGCATATTTGGGTCTGGGATCCGCCCGAATGGTGGGCTGGGCGCTCAATCAACTTAAAGGGAAAAGATCTGAAGTACCCGCTCAAAGAGTCGTCAATTCAAAAGGCATCCTGAGCGGAAAGAACTTTTTTGGTCCGGGAGAAATGGAAGCCCTGCTAAAACAAGAAGGGGTCGATATAATCAATGACAGGGTGTTAGATTTTGAAAAGCTGTTTTGGGACCCTTCCAAAGAATTGGATTTTTAG
- a CDS encoding polysaccharide biosynthesis C-terminal domain-containing protein, translating into MKKEFVVNIILLILVNVLVKPLYLFGIDRKVQVLVGTEDFGQYIALFNFTLILQFINDFGLQAWTNRAIGQQTARVKENYGELISIRLQLSVYYLIVSLGFGLLWFGGNLNLELFLRLCINQILISGILFLRGQISGLGYYRTDSLISILDRLILILSCGWFIYSDVLIKKVSISWFVNMQSISLVLVLGVCVGFLMLKKFHFRPAKISFNKSLSYLKMGLPFALIYLTYAAWTRMDNIWLVKLLEDGAFRSGQYASAMRLYEAASMISLAFGTLLLSMFSRGNSDPIKNEELLKTSISVLLVMAMVLSLVVGVFSADINRTLYPGSDTEWDLVLEILMWAFIPASINFIFGAYFQATHREHQLWKLYALGFLLSAVLSLVFIPLYHVLASAFVFLIGQTVLMFVQFYKLEIGSEKNISFFYSILVFMLICVFGFIVSKILAVTLVLQLSMILAGFIMALYFSKLILLADLIKLGKLLGSKR; encoded by the coding sequence TTGAAAAAAGAGTTTGTAGTCAATATCATTTTACTGATTCTGGTCAATGTATTGGTCAAACCACTTTATTTATTTGGGATCGACCGGAAGGTACAGGTGTTGGTAGGTACTGAGGATTTTGGTCAATACATAGCCCTGTTCAATTTTACTTTAATACTCCAGTTTATCAATGATTTTGGATTGCAGGCATGGACCAACCGCGCCATTGGGCAGCAGACAGCGCGTGTTAAAGAAAACTATGGAGAGCTCATCTCGATCCGATTGCAACTGAGTGTGTATTATCTGATCGTCAGTTTAGGGTTTGGGCTGCTTTGGTTTGGCGGCAATCTCAATTTGGAATTATTCCTACGGCTTTGTATCAATCAGATTTTAATCAGCGGCATTTTGTTTTTGAGGGGACAGATCTCGGGACTTGGGTATTACAGGACGGATAGTTTGATTTCAATTTTGGATCGTTTGATTTTGATTCTGAGCTGCGGCTGGTTTATTTATTCTGATGTGCTCATCAAAAAAGTCAGCATTTCATGGTTTGTCAATATGCAGAGCATCAGTTTGGTTTTGGTGCTGGGAGTATGTGTTGGATTTCTAATGTTGAAAAAATTCCATTTCAGGCCTGCGAAAATATCCTTCAACAAAAGCCTGTCCTATCTTAAAATGGGACTACCCTTTGCCCTGATTTATCTTACGTATGCAGCCTGGACGCGCATGGACAATATCTGGTTGGTCAAACTGCTCGAAGATGGTGCTTTCCGTTCCGGGCAATACGCTTCAGCGATGAGATTGTACGAGGCTGCCTCCATGATCTCACTGGCCTTTGGCACTTTATTGTTGTCGATGTTTTCAAGAGGGAATTCCGATCCTATAAAAAATGAAGAGCTACTCAAAACTTCCATCTCGGTATTGCTTGTGATGGCCATGGTGCTGTCACTGGTAGTTGGGGTTTTTTCAGCAGACATCAATCGGACCTTGTATCCGGGATCCGACACAGAGTGGGATCTGGTTTTGGAAATCCTGATGTGGGCTTTTATCCCGGCGAGCATTAATTTTATTTTTGGAGCTTACTTTCAGGCTACTCATAGAGAACATCAATTGTGGAAACTCTATGCTTTGGGTTTTTTGCTTTCTGCAGTATTAAGCCTTGTGTTTATTCCATTGTATCATGTGCTTGCATCTGCTTTTGTATTTTTAATTGGACAGACGGTGTTGATGTTTGTTCAGTTTTACAAATTAGAAATAGGGTCTGAAAAGAACATCTCCTTTTTTTATTCCATTCTAGTCTTTATGTTGATTTGTGTCTTTGGTTTTATTGTGAGTAAGATTCTTGCAGTGACTTTAGTTTTGCAACTATCCATGATTCTTGCAGGTTTTATAATGGCTCTTTATTTTTCAAAATTGATCTTATTAGCCGATCTTATTAAATTGGGGAAATTGTTAGGTTCAAAGAGGTAG
- a CDS encoding T9SS type A sorting domain-containing protein, whose translation MKKLLLSLVLFSYLYFAQSQIKFELSLQLEGERREFIVSVPTKPAPSEGYPVVMMLHGTSGDKDVFYNAHGWKELGQEENFITVFPSSLRWCYVEDSMIKNNTKFVCGELLEKLCPSDTAELVDDVFFFRRIIELLADTLSIDQNRVFGSGFSNGCVMIFKTAMEAGDVFKAVGGVGGIYHELDSINPIVRVPIYYAVGSLDDRFIVPSYTELPFGEDSILAYLNQYIRRTLASQGLTESFQKNETALTKTYLFNECRPGEKCAPFVFSLIRNLYHQYPNGINHVVDAPRIFWNLFNNPPSVQTKNKDQSPSNVQIICQPNPSTGVMAISVENFTGPLYYKIYNSIGTVVANGTWSHSTLRLQKSNFGPGMFFLMVENDQEKLVKKILFQ comes from the coding sequence ATGAAAAAACTACTACTTTCCCTGGTTTTGTTCAGCTACCTTTATTTCGCCCAATCTCAAATTAAATTTGAGCTCTCGCTTCAATTGGAGGGCGAGAGAAGGGAATTTATCGTTTCTGTTCCCACAAAACCAGCGCCATCTGAGGGTTATCCCGTAGTAATGATGTTGCACGGGACCAGTGGAGACAAAGATGTCTTTTACAATGCCCATGGCTGGAAGGAATTGGGACAAGAGGAGAATTTTATTACTGTATTTCCATCTTCGCTCAGATGGTGCTATGTTGAAGACAGCATGATTAAAAACAATACAAAATTTGTATGTGGTGAACTGTTGGAGAAATTATGTCCCTCAGATACGGCTGAATTGGTGGACGATGTCTTTTTTTTCAGAAGGATCATTGAGCTGCTGGCCGATACTTTGTCCATTGACCAAAACAGGGTTTTTGGAAGTGGATTTTCCAATGGTTGTGTCATGATTTTCAAAACTGCCATGGAAGCCGGTGATGTATTCAAAGCCGTTGGAGGTGTTGGAGGAATTTACCACGAATTGGATTCGATCAACCCCATTGTCCGGGTGCCCATCTACTATGCCGTTGGTTCATTGGATGATCGCTTTATTGTTCCATCTTATACAGAACTGCCGTTTGGAGAAGATTCTATTTTGGCCTATTTGAATCAGTATATCCGCCGCACATTGGCCAGTCAGGGACTTACAGAATCCTTTCAAAAAAATGAAACTGCTCTGACCAAAACCTACCTTTTTAATGAATGCAGACCTGGTGAAAAATGTGCTCCATTTGTTTTTTCGTTAATTAGAAATTTGTACCACCAGTATCCAAATGGTATAAACCATGTCGTGGATGCACCCAGAATTTTCTGGAATCTGTTTAATAATCCGCCATCGGTCCAAACAAAAAACAAAGATCAAAGTCCATCCAATGTTCAAATCATTTGTCAACCCAATCCATCTACGGGGGTAATGGCGATTTCTGTTGAAAATTTTACTGGACCGCTCTATTACAAAATATACAACTCAATCGGCACGGTAGTGGCGAATGGCACATGGAGTCATTCCACACTAAGGCTTCAAAAATCGAATTTTGGACCTGGAATGTTTTTTTTGATGGTAGAAAATGATCAAGAAAAATTGGTGAAGAAAATTCTTTTTCAATAA